The following proteins are co-located in the Paralichthys olivaceus isolate ysfri-2021 chromosome 10, ASM2471397v2, whole genome shotgun sequence genome:
- the ehhadh gene encoding peroxisomal bifunctional enzyme: MAQLTRVSGSVGLITLQNPPVNALSAAVRQGIVDTVKRALSDPEVKSVVVCGQNGIFCGGADIKEFGTNMSGPPLVPMIHAIEVANKPVVAAIEGSAFGGGLELALGCHYRIAHSKARLGLPEVTLGLLPAAGGTQRMPRLIGVPAALDLITTGRHVTAAEALQLGVVDQVTAHNTVDVAVKFALSVAEKPLDGRRISTFPCPRPSNMDALFDGVMQKVRQSARGAIAPTACVQAVRAAATLPYDQGMEREKELMATLFTSGQARALQYSFFAQRAVSKWSMPSGARWDTSKPRPVHKAAVIGLGTMGRGIAVALAQTGLSVVAVETQEKQLMGAKQAVSGMLERGAKRRGVAPALDKICYSHDIQAVADVDLVIEAVFEDMALKEKVFQQLSALCKPGTLLCTNTSGLDVDHLASQTRNPELVVGMHFFAPAHVMKLLEVVYGSKSSPHALATAMQLGKKMGKVCVAVGNCRGFVGNRMLKPYSEQAFFLLEEGATPELVDQALEEFGFPMGLFRMSDLSGLDVGWRVRKADGLGKSVGASGHQARIRQGSRYSPLGDFLCEQGRFGQKTGRGWYQYEKPGGRVARPDPWLHSFLEGYRARHGLVARHIDHQEVLERCLYAMINEGFRILEDGIAAGPEDIDIIYVFGYGWPRHRGGPMFYASMVGLEKVLERLEYYHEAHPDVPYMQPCGLLRRLVASGSPPVHRWREVMKKPHSQL; this comes from the exons GAGCAGACATTAAGGAGTTTGGGACCAACATGTCCGGGCCTCCACTTGTGCCGATGATCCACGCCATCGAGGTTGCAAACAAACCGGTGGTGGCGGCCATAGAGGGCAGCGCTTTTGGCGGAGGCCTTGAGCTGGCACTTGGCTGCCATTATCGAATTGCACACTCAAAA GCCAGACTGGGGCTTCCCGAGGTGACTCTGGGTCTGCTCccagctgcaggaggaaccCAGCGTATGCCGAGGCTCATCGGGGTCCCAGCTGCCTTAGACCTCATCACCACAG GCCGCCATGTCACTGCTGCTGAGGCGCTGCAACTCGGAGTAGTGGATCAGGTTACTGCTCACAACACCGTTGATGTAGCAGTGAAGTTTGCTCTGAGTGTTGCAG AAAAACCGCTGGATGGCCGTCGTATAAGCACCTTTCCGTGTCCTCGCCCGTCCAATATGGATGCTCTGTTTGACGGCGTGATGCAGAAGGTGCGACAAAGTGCACGCGGAGCCATAGCACCGACTGCATGTGTCCAGGCGGTCCGAGCGGCTGCCACCCTGCCCTACGATCAGGGCATGGAGCGGGAGAAAGAGTTGATGGCCACTCTCTTCACCTCAGGCCAGGCCCGTGCCCTGCAGTACAGTTTCTTCGCTCAGAGGGCCGTCAGCAAGTGGAGCATGCCCAGTGGAGCCCGCTGGGACACGAGCAAACCTCGGCCTGTGCATAAAGCAGCTGTTATCG GGCTTGGCACCATGGGAAGAGGTATAGCAGTGGCCCTGGCTCAGACAGGGTTGTCTGTGGTCGCGGTGGAGACCCAGGAAAAGCAGTTGATGGGGGCCAAGCAGGCGGTGTCGGGCATGTTAGAGCGAGGGGCTAAGAGACGTGGTGTGGCCCCCGCACTTGATAAAATCTGTTACAGCCACGACATCCAGGCTGTGGCAGATGTCGACCTTGTCATTGAGGCTGTATTTGAAGACATGGCACTGAAGGAGAAAGTCTTCCAGCAGCTGTCTGCTCTTTGTAAACCAGGCACGCTTCTGTGCACCAACACCTCTGGGCTCGACGTGGACCACCTGGCCTCTCAAACACGCAACCCGGAGCTGGTGGTGGGGATGCACTTCTTTGCTCCTGCTCATGTCATGAAGTTGCTGGAGGTGGTGTATGGATCCAAATCCTCTCCTCATGCTTTGGCCACTGCCATGCAGCTGGGAAAGAAAATGGGCAAAGTCTGTGTGGCTGTTGGAAATTGTCGGGGCTTTGTGGGGAACCGCATGCTGAAGCCTTACAGTGAGCAAGCTTTCTTCCTGCTAGAAGAGGGAGCCACACCTGAGCTGGTAGATCAAGCTCTGGAGGAATTTGGATTTCCCATGGGCTTGTTCAGAATGTCTGACCTGTCTGGGCTGGACGTGGGCTGGAGGGTCAGGAAGGCAGATGGGCTGGGAAAGTCTGTTGGGGCGTCAGGGCACCAAGCTAGAATAAGACAAGGCAGCCGCTACAGCCCTCTGGGAGATTTCCTCTGTGAGCAGGGACGCTTTGGTCAGAAAACCGGTAGGGGATGGTATCAGTACGAAAAACCCGGCGGTCGGGTCGCCAGGCCTGATCCTTGGCTTCACAGCTTTCTGGAGGGGTACCGAGCCAGGCACGGCCTGGTGGCACGCCACATAGACCACCAGGAGGTGCTGGAGCGCTGCCTCTATGCCATGATCAATGAGGGCTTCCGCATCCTGGAGGATGGAATAGCTGCAGGACCTGAAGACATAGACATCATCTATGTGTTTGGCTACGGTTGGCCCCGACACCGCGGAGGCCCCATGTTCTATGCCAGCATGGTGGGGCTGGAGAAGGTGTTGGAGAGGCTGGAGTATTACCATGAGGCTCACCCCGACGTGCCTTACATGCAGCCCTGCGGCCTGCTGAGGAGGCTGGTGGCCAGTGGGAGCCCACCTGTCCACAGGTGGAGGGAAGTCATGAAGAAACCCCACAGTCAGCTTTAA
- the zgc:162707 gene encoding UPF0524 protein C3orf70 homolog B, translating to MAASGAHKCPKSEKLDEAQALAKSCAGRPDFLPCDGLSICATHSHGKCFKLHWCCHLGWCHCKYVYQPMTNVCQLPSTTVPPVGSEYSNTIDLSVSLAERFLKLAPCFQSPPHLESPKYCVIADLFVDDYIVKRISGKMCYVQRPLPSLPEPPHAPTPPPPAPTSSQMPKNSAQSRQPVKPMLPTQKHTAAPAPVQPVQQVYSEHKHPSPVDKIKGPKMDHCSSPSSSEDSGINALGLHYLESCEEESEEEDDGLSSDGNSSPGSLWDQDDCSVLSPSKSMIEIIEKIETTV from the exons ATGGCCGCCTCGGGAGCGCACAAGTGTCCGAAGAGTGAGAAGTTGGACGAGGCGCAGGCTTTGGCCAAGAGCTGCGCGGGGAGACCAGACTTCCTGCCGTGTGATGGACTCTCCATCTGCGCGACGCACAGCCACGGGAAGTGCTTCAAGCTGCACTGGTGCTGCCACTTGGGCTGGTGTCACT GCAAATATGTGTACCAACCCATGACCAATGTGTGCCAGCTCCCGAGCACAACTGTGCCCCCCGTCGGCTCCGAGTACAGCAACACCATCGACCTGTCCGTCTCCCTGGCCGAGCGCTTCCTGAAGCTCGCCCCCTGCTTCCAGTCCCCGCCTCACTTGGAGTCGCCGAAATACTGTGTCATCGCAGacctgtttgtggacgactacATCGTGAAGCGAATCAGCGGCAAGATGTGCTACGTGCAGCGGCCTCTGCCTTCCTTGCCAGAACCACCTCATGCTCCCACCCCTCCCCCGCCAGCTCCAACCTCGTCTCAGATGCCCAAAAATTCCGCTCAGTCTCGGCAACCGGTCAAACCAATGCTGCCAACCCAAAAACACACAGCTGCGCCAGCACCTGTGCAGCCGGTCCAGCAGGTGTACAGTGAACACAAACACCCCTCCCCAGTGGATAAGATAAAGGGCCCCAAAATGGACCACTGCTCCTCTCCGTCCAGCTCTGAGGACTCTGGCATCAACGCGCTGGGTCTGCACTACCTGGAGTCGTGCGAGgaagagagcgaggaggaggacgacggGTTGAGCTCAGACGGAAACTCGAGCCCCGGGAGCCTCTGGGATCAAGATGACTGCTCTGTTCTTTCTCCCTCCAAGTCTATGATAGAGATCATTGAAAAGATCGAAACAACTGTGTAA